The nucleotide sequence CGTAAAAGGCGTCGGCCTTCAACCGGACAGGGCAGTGGAAGGCCGGCGGACGGCTTTTTGAAAAAAAATTTCGCGGGCCGCATTTTTTGCTTGCCAAGACGGGCCGAGGTCCGTAAAAGCTTTCTTCTGCACCGCGCCGAAGTGGTGGAATTGGTAGACACGCTAGGTTCAGGGTCTAGTTCCCGCAAGGGAGTGGGAGTTCGAGTCTCCCCTTCGGCACCATAAGAAAAACAACGGGTTATCGCACCGGAAAGACCGGACGATAACCCGCTTTGTTTTGTGCTTTAGGCGTGTTGTGTCACCATTGCGTCACCGCTGCTCTGTCAAATCCGGCGGCTGTTGCCGGTTGATGCGCAGTAGTGTGCAGGCCGCGGCCAGGGGGCGTCCGTCCTTCGGGGCAAAGGTCGCCTGCGGGTCGTTCGGTTGCTGATTCCACTTCTCAAAACGCAATTCCAGCAGATTCTCCCCGGCCTGTCCCCTGGCCGTGATGGTCTGTTCCGTGAATTCGCCAAGCCAGGGCTGGACCGGCAGATCCTTAACCGACGCAATGGGCGCGCCGTTGAGGAAATAATTGATGCCCTGTCCCGGGATAGGATTGTTGCAGGCCGCCTCGATGGTGATGGTTTCAGGGGCCGAAAGGGCAAACTGGAAGCGGGTGGTCGGACCAGAGGCCCACCGGTAGGCCGTCGTCCCTTCGTGTTCAATTGCCCCCAGCGTTGTATCGATGACTAGGCTGCTCGAAATGAATCGCTCCGTGGCGATGTTATTGGCGTACAGGGTTAGGTCGGTCCACTGCAGGCTGTCCATTGAGGGGCCGGTCATGCCGGCTGGCGGCCTGGGATTGTCCAGTTGCAGGCGAAGCCGCAGGCGGCTGTAGGGAGCTTTCCTGACAAGAAGGAAACTTTTGCGGGTGGACCCATCCGGTCCGGCACTCACAAAAAAAGGGGTCAGGGGCTCATCGTCAAAGGAGTAGGTGGCGGTTAGGCGGCCGCCAACGGCTGTGTTGCGGTACGACAGGCTGCCGGCCAGCAGGGACGGCGCCATTTGGGCATCGGGGCAGGCAAACTCGTATTCCACGATGCCCGGCCGGGCGGGATCAAGTACTCGGACCCCTTTTTCAAAGTACTGGTACAGGGTCACATTGTGCAGTCGGCTGGCATGGCTGAATAGATCCCTGGGGGCGCTTGTCAGGGTGCGGGTGGTCGGTAGATCGGCCAGGGTCGGCAGCGAGCTGTGCGGATAGTGGAAGCTATAGCGGGTCAAGGGCTGCAACGGGGTGATCGGGATGGTGGCAACCGAGGTGGGTGGCCCAAAAAGTTGGAGAAATTCCTGTTCGGTGGCCCCGAAATGGGCAAAGTCGCCGAAACTGACAAAGGTCACGTCAACAGGCGCGTTGGCGGCCAGATCGGGAGAATGCGTAAATGGATCGGGGACGGCGTATTGCTTGGTGTACCAGCCGATGCAGTCCGCCAGGGAGCCGTCGGAAAAGACCGTGACGGCCTTGGGATCAATGTAGCGTCCGGCGGCCTGGGCCAAAGGCTGATAACTTGCAGTATAATGGTATTGCTTTGAAAAGATCACGCTGTTGGCCGTGAAAAAATACACGGTCCCAGCCAGGGCGATCACGATGGCGACCACAGGGCCCACGAGTGGGCTTTTGGTCGCCTTTTCCAGGAGGGCACAGATACCCGTAGCCGCGAAAAGCAGCAGGACGGGGCTTAGAAACAAAACGTGCCAAGGATTGAAGTAGGAAGCGTAGCGTTTGAGGGTCAGGACAACGATAGGCGTAGCAATATAGATGAGGCAGGCGAGGGTGAGGCGTCTGTCGATCCGGTATGAACGGAGAATGCCGACAACGATGCAAACGATGAGGAGGCTGTTTAGGGTAACGCTGGAATTAAAGGACAGATCTTTGGGGATCATCGTGGCCGAGGCGAGGCCGTTGGCGATGTTTTTCAGGCATTCCAGAAAAGTGGCAGCCATCGTGGCCTGGGCCGGTGCGGCAAAGCCTGCGACATGGGCCAGGAAGAAGGGGGCCAGCAAGCCTGCGACCAGGGCGCAAAAGGCTGTCGCCGTGATCCATTCAAGCCGGGCCGTCCGTCTGTCGTAGGCCAGCCGCCAGAACAGAAAGACGCACAGCTGGGCAAAAAGGATGATCAACCCGGAAAAATGGAACAACACAAAGGCCAGGTTGCAGGCCAGCAGGGCGAGACCGTCGCGGTGCCCCCCCCCTTTGAGGTAGCGCAGAAAAAAGCCAAAGGCCATGCAGGAAAAGAGCACGATCAAGGCATAGGGGCGCACGCTGCGGGAGACGAACAGGTTCATGGCGCTAACGGCCAGCAAAGAGGCGGCCACCAGACTTGGTCCCTGGCCAAACAAGGGCGCGAAGGACCGGCCGACATAAGCTACGAGACCCACACCGCACAGGGCCGGGATCAGGCGAAGAGCCAGCTCGCTTGTGCCCAGGCCGAGGAAGAGGGTTCCCAGCAGCGTGAAATAGGGCGGATGGAAGTCGCAGCGCAAAGCGCGTTCGATGACGTAGGCAACTCCATATTGGGCGTTGAGCGGGACAAGGACTTCGTCCCACCACAGTGGGCAGCTGTCCAGGTGGTAAAAGCGCAGGACCAGGGCCGCCAGCACAGCGACTCCCAGGGCCAGGGCCGCGAGGTTGACGGAAAAGCGATTGGATGTGGGCATGTCGTGTTGCGTGGCACTGGGCCGGGTTTGGGGTAGACGCAGGCAATGGGAGAGAAGGCCAAGGTGATGGCGACTAGTTTCAGGCCCGGACGGCGGAATTCATCCTGATCATGGTACGCCTCGTGGAGTTGTGGATGCGGGAGCAAGGACAGCCCCGGCGTGGTGGAGACGCAAAGGCTCATGCGACGGCCTGGTGGGTTTGACAGAAATCTCAACTTCTCGGGGGTCTTATTTTAAGGGAGCCTTACATCTGAACCTCGCTGAGGGTAGGGAAGTTTTTTATAGTCATATTGGTGAAACGCAACGAGAGGATTGTCTCGAATTAGGGTAGAAGTGAGACAAAGAAAGGGAAATCGCGAATGCGTGAGACACAACGGGTTGAGACAGCGTGTTTTCCAAAAGTTCGCTAGCGAGGCGAATGTCAAGTTTGGTTAGCTTGCGGCTAGGGTGACTTCGACTCCTCGCATAATCGCACGCTTGGATGAGCTGCATTTTGTTTCGTTGTCTTGAAGGCTGGAGCGGGCCAGCCCTGCGGGGATAGACCAGGGCCAGTGTCCATTCAAAACAAAAAAACCTGCCCAGGCAGGGGCTTGATCGTCGCTTGGCGCGAACAGGCCGCCAGGCGGCCGTTGTGTCAGTTGGCGCTTGTCGCCGCCGGCTGGCTCAGGCCGGCCACGGTCTCGGGCCGGGTGAGCTGGTCGTTGGGCTGGGTCACGTACTTCTCGATAAGCGCCTGCCACAGCTTGTAGCCGTCGGGGCGCAGGTGCACGCCGTCAGTGGTCAGGGATTCCCGCAACGCGCCGCCCTCCGCGAAATGGCTGTAAAGATCGATGTAGACGCAGTTTTGCATCTCGCCGCAAAGCGTCTTGAGGCCGGCGTTTAATTCCATGATCTTGTCGTTGGAAAGGTCCTGGCGGTTCACCACCGGCAGCACGCTTTGCACGAAAATCATGGTCTTGGGCGAACCCTTGTTGATGCGAAGCAAAATCTCGCGGTAACGGGCCAGGATGGCGGCATTGGGGCTATACAGCTCGTTTATGCCTTCCAAAATGAAGACCTTTTCCGGCTTCTGAGCTACTACCGGCCCCAAGGTCTTTAAAATCTTGGCCGTGGTGTTGCTCACCGCACCCTTGTTGACCACATCCTTAAACATGCCCATGTGCTTCCAGCCGGCCGTCTGGCTGCCGCCCAAAAAGACGGTCTTGGCCAGCGCCCCGGTGGCGCACAACACGAGCGCCGCCGAAATGACGGTCGCGCGAAACCAAAACGACAC is from Solidesulfovibrio magneticus RS-1 and encodes:
- a CDS encoding glycosyltransferase family 39 protein, with the protein product MLAALVLRFYHLDSCPLWWDEVLVPLNAQYGVAYVIERALRCDFHPPYFTLLGTLFLGLGTSELALRLIPALCGVGLVAYVGRSFAPLFGQGPSLVAASLLAVSAMNLFVSRSVRPYALIVLFSCMAFGFFLRYLKGGGHRDGLALLACNLAFVLFHFSGLIILFAQLCVFLFWRLAYDRRTARLEWITATAFCALVAGLLAPFFLAHVAGFAAPAQATMAATFLECLKNIANGLASATMIPKDLSFNSSVTLNSLLIVCIVVGILRSYRIDRRLTLACLIYIATPIVVLTLKRYASYFNPWHVLFLSPVLLLFAATGICALLEKATKSPLVGPVVAIVIALAGTVYFFTANSVIFSKQYHYTASYQPLAQAAGRYIDPKAVTVFSDGSLADCIGWYTKQYAVPDPFTHSPDLAANAPVDVTFVSFGDFAHFGATEQEFLQLFGPPTSVATIPITPLQPLTRYSFHYPHSSLPTLADLPTTRTLTSAPRDLFSHASRLHNVTLYQYFEKGVRVLDPARPGIVEYEFACPDAQMAPSLLAGSLSYRNTAVGGRLTATYSFDDEPLTPFFVSAGPDGSTRKSFLLVRKAPYSRLRLRLQLDNPRPPAGMTGPSMDSLQWTDLTLYANNIATERFISSSLVIDTTLGAIEHEGTTAYRWASGPTTRFQFALSAPETITIEAACNNPIPGQGINYFLNGAPIASVKDLPVQPWLGEFTEQTITARGQAGENLLELRFEKWNQQPNDPQATFAPKDGRPLAAACTLLRINRQQPPDLTEQR
- a CDS encoding GDSL-type esterase/lipase family protein; the protein is MRIKRGAMVSFWFRATVISAALVLCATGALAKTVFLGGSQTAGWKHMGMFKDVVNKGAVSNTTAKILKTLGPVVAQKPEKVFILEGINELYSPNAAILARYREILLRINKGSPKTMIFVQSVLPVVNRQDLSNDKIMELNAGLKTLCGEMQNCVYIDLYSHFAEGGALRESLTTDGVHLRPDGYKLWQALIEKYVTQPNDQLTRPETVAGLSQPAATSAN